A single region of the Silene latifolia isolate original U9 population chromosome 8, ASM4854445v1, whole genome shotgun sequence genome encodes:
- the LOC141594883 gene encoding uncharacterized protein LOC141594883, with protein sequence MEPDLQRSAIKMSTTYEIYTRLVPMFWIIQYEAASQFFDLNIKEGQKVSPHVLKMIEYVETLKLQGVEIPEQLVIDRVLHSLSRIKGYVQFRVNYNLQNLKTDLHELHKMLVQAEKDMGLNASTSKDVLNINAKSKGKFKKSANKGKKPTPYKSKGKTIENSSSKPKRGVKSEDKCHYCNGIAIGSAIALNIWKTSKLDV encoded by the coding sequence ATGGAACCCGATCTTCAAAGGAGTGCCATAAAGATGAGCACCACCTATGAAATCTACACTAGACTTGTGCCCATGTTTTGGATTATTCAGTATGAAGCGGCTTCCCAATTCTTTGACCTCAATATCAAAGAAGGACAAAAAGTGAGTCCTCATGTGCTCAAAATGATTGAGTATGTTGAGACCCTCAAGTTGCAAGGGGTTGAGATCCCCGAGCAACTCGTGATTGACCGAGTGCTCCATTCCTTAAGCCGAATCAAGGGCTATgttcagtttagggtaaactataacTTGCAAAACTTGAAAACCGATCTCCATGAGTtacacaaaatgcttgtgcaagccgaaaaaGACATGGGGCTTAATGCAAGCACtagcaaggatgtgctcaacatcaaTGCAAAAAGTAAGGGAAAGTTTAAGAAAAGTGCTAATAAGGGTAAGAAGCCCACTCCCTACAAAAGTAAGGGGAAAACTATTGAGAATAGCTCTTCCAAACCCAAAAGGGGAGTCAAATCCGaagataagtgccattattgtaatggcatagcCATTGGAAGCGCAATTGCCCTAAATATTTGGAAGACATcaaagctggacgtgtga